A single Chryseobacterium sp. DNA region contains:
- a CDS encoding HAMP domain-containing sensor histidine kinase gives MRKSIVTRLNNWIIFVMMTALVVGIVVASTTLINFLRKEEIKRINLLSKAIRIQQEVKSPDTDVLDLLPEILNINNTIPFIVTDKDRKPILDLGYYRNIPESSIKDPEKLHDLMISMEKNYDPIEIKVPDGNNQFVYYDNSRLLNNLRYSPYILGLFILLYFGFSFWFFRTIKKTDEGYLWAGLAKETAHQIGTPLSSMIGWMEIMKLDTPDSEGVHEIEKDIERLRTISERFSKIGSVPELNDMDLNETIRENYDYLKTRISRKVNFTLQLPAYTLLVPHNKILMSWVIENLVKNAVDAMKGEGDITMSVFERNKNILVEVKDTGSGMTKQQARNAFKPGYSTKKRGWGLGLSLAKRVVHEYHNGDIKISQTEVGKGSTFRITIKKS, from the coding sequence TTGAGAAAATCCATAGTAACCAGACTGAATAACTGGATCATTTTTGTTATGATGACTGCTTTAGTGGTAGGCATTGTAGTCGCTTCCACCACACTGATCAATTTTCTCAGAAAAGAAGAGATCAAAAGGATCAATCTTCTTTCTAAAGCGATAAGGATTCAGCAAGAGGTAAAGTCTCCCGATACGGATGTCCTGGATCTTTTGCCGGAAATTCTTAATATTAATAATACCATTCCGTTCATTGTAACAGATAAAGACAGAAAGCCTATCCTTGATCTTGGATATTACAGAAATATTCCGGAAAGCAGCATAAAGGACCCAGAAAAATTGCATGATCTGATGATAAGCATGGAAAAGAACTATGATCCTATTGAGATTAAGGTGCCTGACGGAAATAATCAGTTTGTTTATTATGACAATTCACGTTTATTAAATAACCTGCGGTATTCACCTTATATTTTAGGATTGTTTATTCTGCTTTATTTTGGATTTTCTTTCTGGTTTTTCAGGACAATCAAAAAGACTGATGAAGGATATCTTTGGGCAGGTCTGGCCAAGGAGACCGCTCACCAGATCGGGACTCCATTATCTTCAATGATCGGCTGGATGGAAATCATGAAGCTTGATACTCCGGATTCGGAAGGGGTGCATGAAATTGAAAAAGATATCGAGAGACTGCGAACAATCTCTGAAAGATTTTCAAAAATAGGTTCTGTTCCTGAGTTGAATGATATGGATCTTAATGAGACCATTCGGGAGAATTATGATTATTTAAAAACCAGAATTTCCAGGAAAGTTAATTTTACTTTACAGCTTCCTGCCTACACCCTGCTGGTCCCCCACAATAAAATTCTGATGAGCTGGGTCATTGAAAACCTGGTAAAAAATGCTGTTGACGCCATGAAGGGAGAAGGAGACATTACGATGTCGGTTTTTGAGAGAAATAAAAATATTCTGGTTGAAGTTAAAGATACGGGAAGCGGAATGACCAAACAGCAGGCCCGAAATGCTTTTAAACCGGGATATTCCACAAAAAAAAGAGGCTGGGGATTAGGTCTTTCACTGGCGAAAAGAGTGGTGCATGAATATCATAATGGAGATATTAAAATATCACAGACTGAGGTAGGAAAGGGAAGCACCTTTAGAATTACAATTAAGAAAAGTTAA
- the dacB gene encoding D-alanyl-D-alanine carboxypeptidase/D-alanyl-D-alanine-endopeptidase, producing MKKTLAVLTFSVQIISAQNMAQKLDKATTDLMDSSGAAASSLSFYVSDENGNFIYEYQGNKGLSTASTQKIFTAGAALETLGKNYTYTTISSYSGSISGGMLNGNLFISSNGDPTLGSWRYDAYKPENFKKKLIEAVKSSGITKISGDLVIDDTYFDHQTIPGGWPWDDLGNYYGAGVWGINWRENQFDITINGTDLKSFSYPLQDVKWLNDLKPGGSSDQSLIFTAPHSNVALINGMLPAGKTVTVSGSTPNPPLQLGAEVKQWLKESGIEFSGNLVTNSQLEIEGKQILKAPKNNIILTYQSPTLDKIVYWFLRKSINLYGETLIKTLGKEKKGNPSFKSGVAYLKDFWTSKGISPNMINFADGSGLSPQNYVAAKAEVQALLYAKKQSWFEAYYDGFPVQENGMKMKSGTMRDTKSFAGYHTAKDGKKYVFSIIINNYQGSGNTELQKILNVLK from the coding sequence ATGAAAAAAACACTTGCAGTTCTCACCTTTTCTGTACAGATTATTTCTGCTCAGAATATGGCTCAGAAACTAGATAAGGCAACCACAGACCTGATGGATTCTTCAGGGGCAGCAGCTTCTAGTTTATCATTTTATGTCTCCGATGAAAATGGCAATTTTATATACGAATATCAGGGAAATAAAGGACTTTCCACTGCTTCTACCCAAAAAATTTTCACTGCCGGAGCAGCCCTGGAAACGTTAGGCAAAAACTATACTTATACAACAATATCAAGCTATTCCGGAAGTATATCCGGCGGTATGCTGAACGGAAACCTTTTCATCAGTTCAAACGGAGATCCTACCTTGGGAAGCTGGCGGTATGATGCGTATAAACCGGAAAATTTTAAAAAGAAATTGATAGAGGCCGTTAAAAGTTCCGGGATCACCAAAATATCAGGAGACCTGGTGATTGATGACACCTATTTTGATCATCAGACCATTCCGGGAGGATGGCCCTGGGATGACCTGGGAAACTATTATGGAGCAGGAGTATGGGGGATCAACTGGAGAGAAAACCAATTCGATATTACGATTAATGGAACCGATCTTAAAAGTTTTTCCTATCCGTTACAGGACGTAAAATGGCTCAATGACCTTAAACCAGGAGGAAGTTCAGACCAAAGTCTGATCTTTACAGCCCCTCATTCCAATGTCGCTTTAATCAACGGCATGCTTCCGGCAGGAAAAACGGTTACAGTTTCCGGTTCCACCCCTAATCCTCCTTTGCAACTGGGTGCAGAAGTAAAACAATGGCTGAAAGAATCCGGAATTGAGTTTTCCGGTAATCTAGTGACTAATTCACAACTGGAAATAGAAGGAAAACAGATATTGAAAGCGCCTAAAAATAATATTATCCTGACGTACCAGTCTCCGACCCTCGATAAAATTGTTTACTGGTTTTTAAGAAAGAGCATCAATCTTTATGGGGAAACTTTAATTAAAACTCTGGGAAAAGAGAAAAAAGGCAATCCCAGTTTTAAAAGCGGTGTCGCTTATCTGAAAGATTTCTGGACGTCAAAAGGAATCAGCCCGAATATGATCAACTTTGCAGACGGTAGCGGGCTTTCTCCCCAGAATTATGTCGCGGCGAAAGCTGAGGTACAGGCATTGTTATATGCCAAAAAACAGTCATGGTTTGAAGCTTATTATGATGGATTCCCGGTTCAGGAGAATGGCATGAAAATGAAAAGCGGGACCATGAGAGATACTAAATCTTTTGCAGGATATCATACCGCAAAAGATGGTAAGAAATATGTGTTTTCAATTATTATCAACAATTATCAGGGAAGTGGAAATACAGAGCTGCAGAAAATTCTGAACGTTTTAAAATAA